GCCGGACGTCCTGAAGCTCGGCCTCAACGAAGTCGAAACCGCGCTAGGGCGTGCAGCGTCTATGCCGCCTGAGGTGTACGAGCACGCTCCGGGTGCTTACACCGTCAAGACGCTCGAACAGTTGCAGCAGGCGCAGCGCTGGCTTCAGTGGACGGTCCGCGTCCTTGCTGACGAGGCGCTTACGCGCGAGACCGCATCTAGGCGAGGGCTGGCCGAAGCGGCGGGTGTTGCGTTCACTACGGTTCAAAAATGGAGTCGCGAGCCCATCTTGGAGGGGCCTGAAGGCGAGCTGGGGCCCGCAATGTTGCCCGATGGGCGTCGCCGCAAGTAGAACGCCAAAGAGCAGGACCTCTCGATGCGGGTCGGTGGCTCGGGTCAGGTCTCCCCGTAGGGGCAGGCTCGCTCTATCAGGCGACTCTCTTTCTGGGCACGGGATGCGGGGTGTCGCGTCGTAAGTCGAAGACAACGGGTAGTCGTGCGGTCTAGCGTGATCGCATGTCACTTGAAAGTCTGAGGGCGGGACATCCGGTCGCTGCGCTGATCGTTGATGGGGCCCCAGAGACGCCCTTTGTGGCCGCAACGCTGGCGGTGTCAGCGTCTGGAATCGACCTCGATATTCCATTCCTCGATGCGAGGAGTGTGTCTGGCTTTGAGCACGTCGATGGCTGGCGCAGGACGGGCGTGCCTCAGAGTCTGCAGCTCCTCGTTCCAGGCGCGAAGGTCTCATTGTTCGACCTCCGATATGCCGGAGAAAATCTGCCGAGCGAGGGTGCATCGATCCTGATGGTGCGGGCGACTGAGGCAGTACTCGCTGGCCGCGATGGTCCCGTTTCGGATCCCCTGGAGGTCGAAACGGTCCGGAGTCGCTTGGACGGTCTAAACGGCTGGTCCCAAGTCACCGCCGTGACGACCGATAGGGCAGTTGATGCGGAGAGCCGCGTGTATCGGTTGACGGTGGTCGCTGAAACGGGCGACGGCGTAGTTTGGCGCCAGGGGGATGCCGAGATGGCGCTGCAGGCTCACTGGAGGACCGACAACCCCGGTGTGGGGGACGAGCGTGCGCTCCTTATCGCAGACGATGTAACGCTGGAGACGACATTCGCCTCCCCCCGGCCATTCCGTGACCACCTCGTAGAGCAGCGCAAGATCGCCAATCTAATGGTGTTTATCTACGGCAGGTCAATGAGCTTCCGTCAGCACAAGGTGCGCGACGAGCGGTTTCCTGCGCGGCTCCTGAGTGGAGAGATCTATGACATCCCTTACGTGGAGTTGGTCTCAGCACGCACCCTTGGTGAGGCGGCTTCGGAGCCGCCGACTCGGGAGGACTTGGCACGGCCTCTTGCGCTACTGCCCGCGATTGGTGTGGGTGGCCTGACACGCTGGGCGGAAGTGTATGACGAGTGGAAGCGGTTCATTCTTCCTGCAGTGAACTCGCTAGCTCGGCGCGGGGCGCTCATCGAGGAAGTTGTGATGTCGACGTCGACCGCCATCGAGGCGGCTGGTCGAAAGATTGGGAAGTGTGATGGTGAGGAAGGGACGTATAGCTCACGGGGAAAGGAGACGACTGCTACCTATTCGTACCGTTGTCTCAAAGTGCTAGACCTGCCATGGGGTGACTATGTGATGAGCCTCAGAGGGCTAGCGCAGGCCATGGCGGACAACTACAACGAGCTTAAGCATGAAGATAGGGGCGACTTTCCTGATCCTCGCCAGAGTTACCTCATCGGACTAGTGAACAAGTGGGTCGTCCGGTTGTTGGCGTTGCGCTTGACCGGTTCGGACCACTTGATCGAACCGCATCGCTCAAGCGGTGCGCTCTGGCACATCACCCAGGCATTCGAGGCCAATCACCTCCGCACCCTCGAAAGTGGTGAGTGGGAGGCCTTTTGACCCTTGGCGGCGAACGGCAGGGGGCGGTTCCCATCGGGCGCCAGTCAAGTGGCCGAAATCTTCATGAGTTTTCGAATTTCTCTATACAGAATCAAGGCCGGGGGTGCTGCGCACCCCCGGCGTGCGCCTCACCGGGGGGTTGGGTCGCGGGCTCCGTTGTCACCCGCGACCCAACGCCCCCGGTGGGACGCCCCTGACCAGTTCGTTGACGATCGGCTATGAGGGGGCATCCCGAACTGCCACCTGACGACGTCGGACGATGCCATAACCGCTTCGCTGGTCATGGCTTTGTCGCGCCTGTCGGCAGGATGGCACCTCGGGCGTGGGGTAGAAGTCCAACTAGGGCAAGGCGGGAGGGCCAGTTCGCGGCGGCTGCAACGCCTGCCAGGTGGAGATCGAGTTGCCGATGCTCTCCGAGGTCGTGGCGAGGGTAGCGATGCTGGTCGTTTCCACTGGTAGCGCGGTGAATCTCTGCCGGAGTGCCCACGCCGCTCTCGCCGCTCGCTGAGCCGTACGGGTCAGACCAGTGAGGCTCCAGCCGGGTGAGGTCTCGCCGGTCTCCGCGTCTGTGGTGGGTCGAGAGACCGTTACGACGGCGGACGCTGCTCCCTGGCGTCTGTGCGCAGGCAGCGGGCAACCGGGGCGAGCCTCTGATGTCCCGCGGCCGCGACTACGGCTGAGACATGTCGGGCAGGGCATCAGGCTTGCCGCTCGGGATAGCCGAGCTGTCAGCTGCCAAGGCACGTTCGCAGCCGATCCATCAGCGACGGCTTTTCCGAGGTAGCTC
Above is a genomic segment from Georgenia wutianyii containing:
- a CDS encoding ApeA N-terminal domain 1-containing protein, producing the protein MSLESLRAGHPVAALIVDGAPETPFVAATLAVSASGIDLDIPFLDARSVSGFEHVDGWRRTGVPQSLQLLVPGAKVSLFDLRYAGENLPSEGASILMVRATEAVLAGRDGPVSDPLEVETVRSRLDGLNGWSQVTAVTTDRAVDAESRVYRLTVVAETGDGVVWRQGDAEMALQAHWRTDNPGVGDERALLIADDVTLETTFASPRPFRDHLVEQRKIANLMVFIYGRSMSFRQHKVRDERFPARLLSGEIYDIPYVELVSARTLGEAASEPPTREDLARPLALLPAIGVGGLTRWAEVYDEWKRFILPAVNSLARRGALIEEVVMSTSTAIEAAGRKIGKCDGEEGTYSSRGKETTATYSYRCLKVLDLPWGDYVMSLRGLAQAMADNYNELKHEDRGDFPDPRQSYLIGLVNKWVVRLLALRLTGSDHLIEPHRSSGALWHITQAFEANHLRTLESGEWEAF